A window of Ranitomeya variabilis isolate aRanVar5 chromosome 2, aRanVar5.hap1, whole genome shotgun sequence contains these coding sequences:
- the AKAP12 gene encoding A-kinase anchor protein 12 isoform X2 yields the protein MLGTITLTVEQQEPASVTLDEEPSENMGVVHNDTTPTEATKENGHDETPEATPTTPESEEKVKTADQSDGNQMNEVGFKKVFKFVGFKFTVKKDKSEKSDPVQLLTVKKDEVEVNGTDSHEEHTDISDDGSKESQKETKDSEQPAENAEKPEQAGESPKEIPEENQKKEVESEVENKSPESPTNPVVTETSSPFRRFFTQGWAGLRKRTSFKKSKEEDPQEVEKHIKAEEQEKVEAPEVPETVKEENVTETQPAANLSVTHDLSKPSSEESKVSTDENIQNMAEEKPKEEPSPIKEIEIKLECVEVVEEVAPVTENAEKTPEMVTSVSEETPVSDVKFEVDMLKDNAESQITDGIAVASSSTAAEGISEDLQGTTDSGDVDNDQPQLASSTESGEQEKSQEAITTEAELLSSQEKAKIQGSPLKKLFSSSGLRKLSGKKSKSRKEDDSKVEVATEAVSSESPEAIEIDGGDSSPSSPDESANTSPTEKPLDDPQEAAEAEGEGTTSDGERKKDGITPWASFKKLVTPKRRPKRPSESDKEDEFEKAKTSTMSSTESAGVENVEEPKEINEEQKLEKSTEESKKKVDSSVSWEALICVGSSKKRARKTSDSDEDEGIKSPDEAKKTEEVVPAKDIDSDSPITSSQEQNQESTSPDQAGSPTEADGVSTWQSFKRLVTPRRKSRTRVEEKNDESAGNNAEQSTSEGEAGKEETWVSFKKLIPGRKKKKSDGKQEHAATTETGQPLSEAAEDDSDEPAVVPLAEFDAAEQEKLDAQKSLKEALPTVLREQKRSLERSNEELIHAVTVTVIEGERAITNLEERSPSWISATVSETIEHAKEIEEAADIIKTEVTIEETVVLRDVSQVMTEIPNTIINEMELTSEALTALEEAIENSCAEETTEMISAVSQLGGSVVSTGEATPVPDEDASIKTLEDLKKHTENVLNEVAEKAKLSLDTLQTSQDMTAFQAPMDAQEIICQSAPLCVEEETNLSPVSLEEQGDKSTIICVEATVHQIEVQKDINALIDPLDQAVNICVGPLISNDEQSDQSTDAFLSSSEDQVKETSAYNKTEDVTFLKTEEKCEDASDSLVIETIAQESATALDAACAKDDSLSIEDVTVSSDVQVEDVIPVSSKLKLEVAPLSCEVQTEEVAFTLTEVQSEEIAPLSSEIQPKEFVPVITEMQPQEVVPVVREEQPQEDVPVVSEEQPQEIVPVVSEKQPEEVVPAVSEKQPQEVVPVVSEEQPQEAVPVVSEVQNEEVVPVASKVQNEEVVPVASKVQLEQADPLASEPQSDKAISVSNKLQSVQIAYVSSELQPEELVPVSSELPTEELVLCSSKIQTEEVVPVSRELQAEVIVSLASELQSKEIILISSEMQPEEALPVSSELKFDEIVPVSNHLQSEEVILAPIELEPEEVVLSVVQSEETVIVPNKVQSEEVIPESNVQFEEVVSVSNELQPEKTVPLSNEVGAEDVLSTSIEVQPEEIASVSKEVKPEESVSVTNEVLAEVEVSASNKLKSEFGSVSTELNNVQVQNIEERIPVCHDIVDESDVTSASEEVKAEEGICVAEMDKEFSPAVSVDVQSEEGLGVEIEEPVEENVSLSDTIKAEVQAEDSVTVSDELPVEVCAFAFAEAKVEECTPESAEVEAEESDVVLDEIQVEAYAFVLPEAKIEESTSESIKVQDEDSAQVLSNVQVAESSLGPANVQAEGIVQKLEELQPAEISPVLPVTKIVQVDECISLLDDKQSEMASHVATKVQADQTAPAAIEQINDVKSQISEVQSDITPSLLIQDDAKASTAVTEEQKKHTQEEIVEIKEEVVTTDIPELESSEAIKTSEPVTAAAVEEQVLTETVKIIDIPKDRVKPSEVADDDKRFEESETLSRGLQVVAESVSQKAAAIVDAAIEAATNCFVVDATGQGDTFEEMTVSEKVTEENDIQMITIESCSTTIVHNIVEPTVETVVTNSVQEQNLENELNSQLLQTVPVHEPIKLCPQLEESEQGKAEGEHKPGKEIESVVSLDAQETNEISTQTSDAQEKAPTVES from the coding sequence TTGAGCAACAAGAGCCAGCAAGTGTGACACTAGACGAGGAACCTTCAGAAAACATGGGGGTTGTGCATAATGATACCACTCCAACTGAAGCTACAAAAGAAAATGGACACGATGAGACACCTGAAGCCACACCTACAACACCAGAGTCTGAGGAGAAAGTAAAAACTGCAGATCAATCTGACGGAAATCAAATGAATGAAGTTGGATTCAAGAAAGTATTTAAATTTGTGGGCTTCAAATTCACGGTGAAAAAGGACAAATCTGAAAAATCTGATCCTGTACAACTCCTAACTGTGAAGAAGGATGAAGTTGAAGTAAATGGCACAGACAGTCATGAGGAACATACTGATATTAGTGATGATGGAAGTAAAGAAAGTCAAAAGGAGACCAAAGATAGTGAGCAGCCTGCTGAAAATGCAGAAAAGCCAGAACAGGCTGGTGAAAGCCCAAAGGAAATACCGGAGGAAAATCAAAAGAAAGAGGTAGAATCCGAGGTAGAAAATAAATCTCCAGAGTCTCCTACAAATCCAGTTGTCACTGAAACATCTTCACCATTTAGGAGATTTTTTACACAAGGATGGGCTGGGCTAAGGAAAAGGACAAGTTTTAAGAAGTCCAAGGAAGAAGATCCACAGGAAGTTGAGAAACATATCAAAGCTGAAGAGCAGGAGAAAGTTGAAGCACCTGAAGTACCTGAAACTGTAAAAGAGGAGAATGTAACTGAAACACAACCAGCTGCCAACCTTTCTGTGACACATGATTTAAGTAAACCTTCAAGTGAAGAGTCCAAAGTATCTACTGATGAAAACATTCAAAATATGGCAGAAGAAAAGCCAAAAGAAGAACCTTCACCTATTAAAGAAATAGAAATCAAATTAGAGTGTGTAGAAGTAGTTGAGGAGGTTGCTCCTGTAACAGAAAATGCAGAGAAAACACCTGAAATGGTAACTTCAGTCTCAGAAGAAACTCCAGTGTCTGATGTAAAATTTGAAGTTGATATGTTGAAAGATAATGCTGAATCCCAGATAACTGATGGAATCGCTGTGGCTTCTAGCTCAACAGCTGCAGAAGGAATAAGTGAAGACTTGCAAGGAACAACAGATTCTGGAGATGTAGATAATGATCAGCCACAGTTGGCTTCAAGTACTGAATCTGGAGAGCAGGAAAAAAGTCAAGAAGCCATCACCACAGAGGCCGAACTGTTGTCTTCACAAGAAAAAGCCAAAATTCAAGGCAGTCCGTTAAAAAAACTTTTCAGCAGTTCTGGCCTAAGGAAACTGTCAGGGAAGAAAAGTAAAAGTAGAAAAGAAGATGATAGCAAAGTAGAAGTTGCAACAGAAGCAGTTTCATCTGAATCCCCAGAGGCTATAGAAATAGATGGTGGAGATAGCTCCCCGTCCTCTCCCGATGAATCAGCAAACACATCTCCCACAGAAAAACCATTAGATGACCCACAAGAGGCTGCAGAGGCAGAGGGAGAGGGAACTACTTCTGATGGTGAGAGAAAAAAGGATGGAATCACACCATGGGCTTCATTTAAAAAACTTGTCACACCAAAAAGACGCCCAAAGAGACCATCTGAAAGTGATAAAGAAGATGAGTTTGAAAAAGCAAAAACTTCAACTATGTCTTCTACTGAGAGTGCTGGTGTGGAAAATGTGGAAGAACCCAAAGAAATCAATGAAGAGCAAAAACTTGAAAAAAGCACAGAGGAAAGTAAGAAGAAGGTTGACAGTTCAGTGTCATGGGAAGCTTTAATATGTGTTGGTTCTTCTAAGAAAAGAGCAAGAAAGACCTCTGATTCAGATGAAGATGAAGGGATAAAATCTCCAGATGAAGCCAAGAAAACTGAAGAAGTTGTGCCAGCTAAAGATATTGATTCTGACAGCCCCATTACAAGTTCACAAGAACAAAACCAAGAGAGCACATCTCCAGACCAAGCTGGCAGTCCTACAGAAGCAGATGGAGTATCTACTTGGCAGTCTTTTAAAAGGCTTGTGACTCCTAGACGCAAGTCAAGAACAAGAGTAGAGGAAAAAAATGATGAATCTGCAGGAAACAATGCAGAACAATCAACCTCAGAGGGTGAAGCTGGAAAAGAAGAAACTTGGGTTTCATTTAAGAAACTTATTCCAGGGCGAAAAAAGAAAAAATCTGATGGCAAACAAGAACATGCAGCTACTACTGAAACTGGTCAGCCATTAAGTGAAGCTGCTGAAGATGATTCTGATGAACCTGCAGTAGTTCCTTTAGCAGAGTTTGATGCTGCAGAACAAGAAAAGCTTGATGCTCAAAAATCCTTGAAAGAAGCTCTACCAACTGTTTTAAGAGAACAAAAAAGATCTTTAGAAAGATCTAACGAAGAACTAATTCATGCCGTGACAGTTACAGTAATAGAGGGAGAAAGAGCAATCACCAATCTTGAAGAAAGGTCACCATCTTGGATTAGTGCAACTGTTTCTGAGACTATTGAGCATGCAAAGGAAATTGAAGAAGCTGCTGATATAATAAAAACCGAAGTAACTATTGAAGAAACAGTAGTGTTAAGGGATGTCTCTCAGGTTATGACTGAAATACCAAACACAATAATTAATGAGATGGAATTAACATCAGAAGCTTTAACCGCACTTGAAGAAGCAATAGAAAATTCATGTGCCgaagaaacaactgaaatgatatcTGCTGTTTCACAATTAGGTGGGTCAGTTGTTTCAACTGGAGAAGCTACGCCTGTGCCAGACGAAGATGCGAGCATCAAGACTTTAGAAGACCTAAAGAAGCATACTGAAAATGTACTAAATGAAGTTGCAGAAAAGGCAAAACTATCTCTTGATACCTTGCAAACATCTCAAGATATGACTGCTTTTCAAGCCCCGATGGATGCCCAGGAAATAATTTGTCAGTCAGCTCCTCTCTGTGTCGAGGAAGAAACAAATTTATCTCCTGTTTCCTTAGAAGAACAAGGTGATAAAAGTACAATAATATGTGTTGAAGCAACTGTTCATCAAATAGAAGTACAGAAAGATATAAATGCCCTCATTGACCCTTTGGATCAAGCTGTTAACATTTGTGTTGGTCCCTTAATTTCAAACGATGAACAGTCTGATCAATCTACTGATGCCTTTCTCTCTTCATCTGAAGATCAGGTAAAAGAAACTTCAGCATATAATAAAACTGAGGATGTTACTTTTCTAAAGACAGAGGAGAAATGTGAAGATGCTTCTGATTCACTGGTCATTGAAACTATTGCTCAAGAAAGTGCCACTGCATTGGATGCTGCGTGTGCTAAAGATGACTCACTTTCTATAGAAGATGTAACTGTATCAAGTGATGTACAGGTTGAAGATGTTATACCTGTATCAAGTAAGCTGAAGTTAGAGGTTGCACCTCTATCTTGTGAAGTGCAGACTGAAGAAGTTGCATTTACATTAACTGAAGTACAGTCTGAAGAAATTGCACCTTTATCAAGTGAAATACAGCCCAAAGAATTTGTACCTGTAATAACTGAAATGCAGCCTCAAGAAGTTGTACCTGTAGTAAGGGAAGAGCAGCCTCAAGAAGATGTACCTGTAGTAAGTGAAGAGCAGCCTCAAGAAATTGTACCTGTAGTAAGTGAAAAGCAGCCTGAAGAAGTTGTACCTGCAGTAAGTGAAAAGCAACCTCAAGAAGTTGTACCAGTAGTAAGTGAAGAGCAGCCTCAAGAAGCTGTACCTGTAGTTAGTGAAGTGCAGAATGAAGAAGTTGTACCTGTAGCAAGCAAAGTGCAGAATGAAGAAGTTGTACCTGTAGCAAGCAAAGTGCAGCTTGAACAAGCTGATCCTTTAGCAAGTGAACCACAGTCTGATAAAGCTATATCAGTATCAAACAAACTACAATCTGTGCAAATTGCTTATGTATCAAGTGAATTGCAGCCTGAAGAACTTGTACCTGTATCAAGTGAACTTCCCACAGAAGAACTTGTACTTTGTTCAAGCAAAATACAGACTGAAGAAGTTGTACCTGTGTCAAGAGAGCTACAGGCTGAAGTAATTGTTTCCTTAGCAAGTGAACTACAGTCTAAAGAAATCATACTTATATCAAGCGAAATGCAGCCTGAAGAAGCACTACCTGTATCAAGTGAACTGAAATTTGATGAAATTGTACCTGTATCAAATCACCTGCAATCTGAGGAAGTTATTCTTGCACCAATCGAATTGGAGCCTGAAGAAGTAGTACTTAGCGTCGTGCAATCTGAAGAAACTGTTATTGTACCAAACAAAGTGCAATCTGAGGAAGTTATACCCGAAAGTAATGTGCAGTTTGAAGAAGTTGTATCTGTGTCAAATGAACTGCAACCAGAAAAAACTGTGCCTCTGTCAAATGAAGTGGGGGCTGAAGATGTACTATCTACATCAATTGAGGTACAACCTGAAGAAATTGCATCTGTGTCAAAAGAGGTGAAACCAGAAGAAAGTGTCTCAGTGACAAATGAGGTCCTGGCTGAAGTGGAAGTGAGTGCTTCAAATAAACTGAAATCTGAATTTGGCTCTGTGTCAACTGAGCTAAACAATGTACAAGTACAGAATATTGAAGAACGTATACCTGTGTGCCATGATATTGTTGATGAAAGTGATGTTACATCAGCATCAGAGGAAGTGAAAGCTGAAGAAGGAATTTGTGTTGCAGAAATGGACAAAGAATTTTCCCCTGCTGTGTCAGTTGACGTGCAGTCTGAAGAAGGTTTGGGTGTGGAAATTGAGGAACCGGTAGAAGAAAATGTTTCTTTATCAGATACTATAAAAGCAGAGGTGCAGGCTGAAGATAGTGTTACTGTGTCAGATGAGTTACCTGTTGAAGTATGTGCATTTGCATTTGCTGAAGCAAAGGTTGAAGAATGTACCCCTGAATCTGCTGAGGTGGAGGCTGAAGAAAGTGATGTTGTGTTGGATGAAATACAAGTTGAAGCATATGCATTTGTGTTACCTGAAGCAAAGATTGAGGAAAGTACCTCTGAATCAATTAAAGTTCAGGATGAGGACAGTGCCCAAGTTTTGTCTAATGTACAAGTTGCAGAAAGTTCCCTAGGGCCAGCTAATGTTCAGGCTGAAGGAATTGTGCAAAAGTTGGAAGAGCTCCAACCAGCAGAAATTTCTCCTGTGCTTCCAGTTACCAAAATTGTGCAAGTTGATGAATGTATCTCTTTGTTAGATGACAAGCAGAGTGAAATGGCTAGCCATGTAGCTACCAAAGTGCAGGCTGATCAAACAGCTCCTGCAGCCATTGAACAAATAAATGATGTAAAATCTCAAATCTCTGAGGTACAATCTGATATTACTCCTTCACTCTTGATACAGGATGATGCAAAAGCAAGTACTGCTGTTACCGAGGAACAAAAGAAACATACTCAAGAAGAAATTGTGGAAATTAAAGAGGAAGTTGTCACTACAGATATTCCAGAGTTGGAAAGTTCAGAGGCTATCAAAACGTCTGAACCAGTTACTGCAGCTGCTGTGGAAGAACAGGTCTTAACAGAGACTGTAAAAATCATTGACATACCCAAAGATAGAGTAAAGCCTTCAGAAGTAGCTGATGATGACAAAAGATTTGAAGAAAGTGAAACATTGTCCAGAGGATTGCAGGTCGTAGCAGAGTCTGTCTCTcagaaagctgcagctattgtggatgCTGCAATCGAAGCAGCTACAAACTGTTTTGTTGTTGATGCTACCGGCCAAGGTGACACATTTGAAGAAATGACTGTATCTGAAAAAGTAACTGAAGAAAATGACATCCAAATGATCACCATTGAATCGTGCAGTACAACTATTGTACATAACATCGTTGAACCGACAGTGGAAACAGTAGTAACTAACAGTGTTCAAGAACAGAATCTAGAAAATGAACTTAACTCACAACTTCTACAAACTGTACCTGTGCATGAGCCCATCAAACTATGTCCACAGCTGGAAGAAAGTGAACAAGGAAAGGCAGAAGGAGAGCACAAACCAGGGAAAGAAATTGAATCGGTTGTTTCACTTGATGCTCAAGAGACAAATGAAATATCCACTCAGACCTCAGACGCTCAGGAAAAGGCACCGACTGTTGAATCCTGA